From a region of the Takifugu flavidus isolate HTHZ2018 chromosome 20, ASM371156v2, whole genome shotgun sequence genome:
- the il11ra gene encoding LOW QUALITY PROTEIN: interleukin-11 receptor subunit alpha (The sequence of the model RefSeq protein was modified relative to this genomic sequence to represent the inferred CDS: inserted 1 base in 1 codon) produces the protein MTRGTFAKMPERPSSPALLTVIWFVWLRLSQAQIQTDEVSELQFWRLDSNVTLACGKSSTWTPVTWLRDNSSALPWHQVTSDGRLVLQQVELSAXGDYSCWDSRGRLLHTVRLRLGHPPGLLSISCQVPNHMLVRCSWVDLVDTFLPGEYTASFRGQGDWEPCVVDAVRKQCEVHHPAFWQALHTLRVTETNGLGSCTTTNRFALHTLLKPDPPESVSVRQIEGFSTRLMVSWNFPSSWPLEHAFPLLFHIRYRPLGSMFWSELLSTACSEMISDALAGHVHQVQVRAQDEINNDSQWSDWSPVVLVRPWEVPATTQPTEDATEHDVFTFQPNPGSSTAKIHYDDLDNESNLGLVIVLVLFSVVVLVTIFSLIFVVWFRQRRRDHVTMQEVASVVKMKSMPI, from the exons atgccCGAACGTCCGTCCAGCCCTGCGTTACTGACAGTCATCTGGTTTGTGTGGCTGCGTCTCAGTCAGGCTCAGATTCAGACTGAtgaag tatCAGAACTGCAGTTCTGGCGCTTGGACTCAAATGTGACGTTGGCGTGTGGGAAATCGTCGACCTG GACTCCTGTCACCTGGCTCCGGGACAACAGCTCAGCGTTGCCGTGGCACCAGGTGACCTCAGATGGGAGGTTagtcctgcagcaggtggagctgtCAG CAGGCGACTACAGCTGCTGGGACAGTCGGGGGCGGCTGCTGCACACCGTCAGGCTGCGTCTGGGCC ATCCCCCTGGGCTGCTGAGCATTTCCTGTCAGGTGCCCAATCACATGCTCGTCCGCTGCTCCTGGGTGGACTTGGTGGACACCTTCCTGCCGGGCGAGTACACCGCCTCCTTCCG TGGTCAAGGGGACTGGGAGCCGTGCGTCGTGGACGCCGTCCGCAAGCAGTGCGAGGTCCACCACCCTGCGTTCTGGCAGGCGCTCCACACGCTGAGGGTCACCGAGACCAACGGCCTGGGCTCCTGCACCACAACCAACCGCTTCGCGCTCCACACGCTGT TGAAACCAGACCCTCCGGAGTCGGTGTCGGTGAGGCAGATCGAGGGTTTCTCCACCAGGCTGATGGTGTCCTGGAACTTTCCCTCGTCCTGGCCGCTGGAACACGCTTTCCCACTCTTGTTCCACATCAGATACAGGCCTCTGGGCTCCATGTtctggtcagag CTCTTGTCCACGGCGTGTTCGGAGATGATCTCCGACGCTCTGGCTGGACACGTTCACCAGGTCCAGGTCCGAGCACAAGATGAGATCAACAACGACAGCCAGTGGAGCGACTGGAGCCCGGTGGTGCTGGTGCGGCCCTGGGaag TCCCCGCCACCACTCAGCCTACAGAGGACGCCACGGAACACGACGTCTTCACCTTCCAGCCCAACCCCGGGAGCTCGACGGCCAAGATACACT ATGACGACCTGGATAATGAAAGTAATCTGGGTCTGGTGATCGTGCTGGTTTTGTTCTCCGTGGTCGTCCTGGTGACCATCTTCTCCCTCATCTTTGTCGTGTG GTTTCGGCAGAGGCGCCGCGACCATGTAACCATGCAGGAAGTGGCCTCTGTGGTGAAGATGAAGTCCATGCCGATCTAA